Proteins encoded by one window of uncultured Draconibacterium sp.:
- a CDS encoding PEP/pyruvate-binding domain-containing protein: MDIDNISLSTIYKKRKNDRDIFQELMPTKVKEVLLVATLYDSYSIVREGQFSDKIFGEYLQLNLYAAPRFTSVHTKEEALLILQHRDFDLIIVMAGMDKHTPVETARAIRKVRPKVPLLLLVNNNADLRFFQTERRKLDFLDRIFVWNGNSNVFMAMIKYIEDKSNVARDTQNGSVRIILLVEDSIQYYSRYLPMLFTTVMTQTQVLVNEDAKDELHKILRMRARPKVILVDNYEEAVKFINSYRRYMLCVISDVKFEKNGVEDEDAGIELLKFTQTTRKFPIPLLLQSHDISNAQRAKEVGADFINKNSESLSMDIFNFLYRRLGFGNFVFKGLDGLPITQARNLVEFQEKFREIPEGSLEYHGHRNSFSTWLMARGEINLAELLMPIQLSDFDTPEELRQFCLDSFKRVRFERLRGTIVNFDPEFVSSNRFIVRIAKGSLGGKGRGIAFICNFIENIDFSKLIPEMNIRIPSTSVIGALEFDKFVETNNLYDDIYSLNDYEVIRKHFLESEFDDKIRSRLIEYLKRINRPLAVRSSGLFEDSLLQPFSGVYATYLIPNNHPDLMVRYQQLETAIKLVYSSIFTESAQAYFDAVNYKIEEEKMAVVIQEVIGHEYNDKYYPTLSGVAQSYNYYPIAYMEPDDGFSVAAVGLGMYVVGGENAFRFCPKYPTINAAALKDLLRDTQKKFYAIDLSKPDFDLIRDGEDAAIKKYRIKEAEKDGTLEHSASTYYIENDDLIPGIQGPGPKVIDFANILKYNHLPLADTLQLLLKLFKEAMGSPVEIEYSIDLEPAENGKPTLYLLQIKPLIRTEEQVEVDIEMVDEDKVFMYAEHGMGNGKIEDIRDVVYVDPDKFDKLKTKQMAQEISQLNDWFDEQGREYILIGPGRWGSRDPFTGIPVLWAHISKAKIIVEMGLPDFPLDASLGSHFFHNVTSMNVGYFSVPHNSRKTRLKMEALQQQEVLRETEFIKHVQFNKPLTVLMNGRDRRALIHC; this comes from the coding sequence TACGACTCGTATTCCATTGTTCGCGAGGGCCAGTTCAGCGATAAAATCTTTGGCGAATACCTGCAGCTGAATCTTTATGCGGCACCTCGTTTTACCAGTGTGCACACCAAAGAAGAGGCTTTGTTGATATTGCAGCATCGCGATTTCGACCTGATTATTGTAATGGCAGGTATGGACAAACACACGCCGGTTGAAACCGCTCGTGCCATCCGAAAGGTGCGTCCAAAAGTACCTTTGTTGCTGTTAGTAAATAACAATGCCGACTTGCGTTTCTTTCAAACCGAGCGCAGGAAACTCGATTTTCTCGACCGCATTTTTGTGTGGAACGGCAACTCCAATGTTTTTATGGCCATGATAAAATACATCGAGGACAAAAGCAATGTGGCGCGCGATACACAAAATGGTAGTGTGCGTATTATCCTGCTGGTGGAAGACAGTATTCAGTATTATTCGCGGTATTTGCCAATGTTGTTCACCACGGTAATGACACAAACACAGGTGCTGGTAAACGAAGATGCCAAAGACGAATTGCACAAAATTTTACGAATGCGGGCACGGCCAAAAGTTATCCTGGTTGATAATTACGAGGAAGCCGTAAAATTTATAAATAGTTACCGGCGTTACATGCTTTGTGTAATTTCCGACGTAAAATTTGAGAAAAATGGAGTGGAAGACGAAGATGCAGGTATTGAGTTGCTGAAGTTTACACAAACCACCCGAAAATTTCCGATTCCGCTCTTGTTACAATCGCACGACATTTCAAATGCTCAGCGGGCAAAAGAGGTGGGAGCCGATTTTATCAATAAGAATTCCGAGAGTTTGTCGATGGATATTTTTAATTTCCTGTATCGCCGCCTTGGATTTGGGAATTTTGTATTTAAAGGATTGGATGGTCTGCCTATTACACAGGCCCGCAACCTGGTTGAGTTTCAGGAAAAGTTTAGGGAAATACCCGAAGGATCGCTGGAATACCATGGTCACCGGAATTCGTTTTCAACCTGGTTAATGGCGCGTGGCGAGATCAATCTGGCAGAATTGCTGATGCCTATTCAGCTATCCGATTTTGATACGCCGGAAGAGTTGCGTCAGTTTTGTCTCGATAGTTTTAAAAGAGTGCGATTTGAACGTTTACGCGGAACCATTGTAAATTTCGACCCGGAGTTTGTTTCTTCCAACCGGTTTATTGTGCGTATTGCCAAAGGATCGCTCGGAGGAAAGGGGAGAGGAATTGCTTTTATCTGCAATTTTATCGAGAACATTGACTTCTCAAAACTCATTCCCGAAATGAACATCCGCATTCCGTCAACATCTGTAATTGGTGCGCTGGAGTTCGATAAATTTGTGGAAACGAACAACCTGTACGACGATATTTATTCGCTGAATGATTATGAAGTTATTCGGAAACATTTCCTTGAGTCGGAGTTTGATGATAAGATCAGAAGCCGATTGATCGAGTACCTGAAACGTATTAACAGGCCGCTTGCTGTCCGCTCTTCGGGGTTGTTCGAAGATTCCTTGCTTCAACCCTTCTCCGGCGTGTATGCAACCTATCTCATTCCAAATAATCACCCCGATTTAATGGTGCGTTACCAGCAATTGGAGACCGCAATTAAACTGGTGTACTCCAGTATTTTTACCGAATCGGCACAGGCTTATTTCGATGCGGTGAACTACAAAATTGAGGAAGAAAAAATGGCCGTGGTTATTCAGGAAGTGATTGGCCACGAGTACAACGACAAATATTATCCTACACTTTCGGGGGTAGCGCAATCGTACAATTATTATCCTATTGCCTACATGGAGCCCGACGATGGTTTTTCGGTAGCTGCCGTAGGACTTGGAATGTATGTAGTTGGCGGCGAAAATGCCTTTCGCTTTTGCCCCAAATACCCAACTATAAATGCAGCGGCCTTAAAAGACCTGTTGCGCGACACGCAGAAAAAGTTTTATGCCATCGATTTATCGAAACCCGATTTTGATTTGATACGCGATGGTGAAGATGCAGCCATTAAAAAATACCGCATAAAAGAAGCGGAAAAAGATGGAACGCTGGAACATTCGGCATCAACCTATTATATCGAGAACGACGATTTAATACCCGGAATACAGGGACCGGGGCCAAAAGTGATTGATTTTGCCAATATCTTAAAATACAATCATCTGCCGCTGGCCGACACATTGCAACTGCTGTTGAAATTGTTTAAAGAAGCTATGGGGTCGCCGGTTGAGATTGAATACTCCATTGATTTGGAACCAGCTGAAAACGGCAAACCTACCCTTTATCTTCTGCAGATAAAACCACTGATTCGTACCGAAGAGCAAGTGGAAGTAGATATTGAAATGGTGGATGAGGATAAAGTATTTATGTATGCCGAACACGGTATGGGCAACGGCAAAATAGAGGATATCCGCGATGTGGTTTATGTCGATCCTGATAAATTCGATAAACTGAAGACCAAACAAATGGCGCAGGAAATCAGCCAACTGAATGACTGGTTTGATGAGCAGGGCCGCGAGTACATTCTTATTGGCCCGGGGCGCTGGGGATCGCGCGATCCGTTTACCGGAATTCCGGTGTTATGGGCGCACATTTCAAAAGCTAAGATTATTGTAGAAATGGGTTTGCCCGATTTTCCGCTCGATGCCTCGTTAGGATCGCACTTTTTCCACAACGTAACATCAATGAACGTGGGCTATTTTTCGGTGCCGCATAACTCACGGAAAACACGTTTGAAAATGGAGGCCCTGCAACAGCAGGAAGTATTGCGCGAAACCGAATTTATTAAACATGTGCAGTTTAATAAACCACTTACTGTTTTAATGAATGGAAGAGACCGGCGGGCGTTGATACATTGTTAA
- a CDS encoding family 43 glycosylhydrolase, whose translation MDTTAKNAPLVEQRADPFVYKHTDGYYYFTGSVPTYDRIELRKSKTIADLKNAQTFDVWFKHESGPMSRHIWAPEIHYLDGKWYVYFAASEEEDIWALRPYVLECQGQDPLNDEWVELGQMQPADGDEKTFIDFSLDGTVFENKGKRYFCWAEKTGGQFAASNLYLAEMESPVKLKTVQFMLTTPDYDWERIGFWVNEGPAVIKNKGRIYITFSASATGACYCMGIMEADENADLLDRNSWKKSRYPVLETDYEKKIYGPGHNCFTVAEDDVTPLCIYHARDYEKAVGDPAIVPASDTRPLEEIVADPLYDPNRHARVMEVQFDADGRPVFQF comes from the coding sequence GCACCATTGGTTGAGCAACGCGCCGATCCGTTTGTGTACAAACATACCGATGGATACTACTACTTTACCGGCTCGGTACCAACCTACGATCGCATCGAATTACGAAAAAGTAAAACGATTGCCGACTTAAAAAATGCCCAAACTTTCGATGTATGGTTTAAGCACGAAAGCGGTCCGATGAGTCGCCATATTTGGGCGCCCGAAATTCATTACCTCGATGGCAAATGGTATGTTTACTTTGCCGCCAGCGAAGAAGAAGACATTTGGGCCCTGCGTCCGTATGTGTTGGAATGTCAAGGTCAGGATCCGTTAAACGACGAGTGGGTTGAGTTGGGACAAATGCAGCCTGCCGACGGCGATGAGAAAACATTTATCGACTTTTCGCTGGATGGTACGGTATTCGAGAATAAGGGAAAACGCTATTTCTGCTGGGCCGAAAAAACCGGCGGGCAGTTTGCCGCATCCAACTTGTACCTGGCTGAAATGGAATCGCCAGTTAAGCTGAAAACTGTGCAGTTTATGCTTACCACACCCGATTACGACTGGGAAAGAATCGGTTTTTGGGTGAACGAAGGACCGGCCGTAATAAAGAATAAAGGCAGAATCTATATCACCTTTTCGGCAAGTGCAACAGGTGCTTGTTATTGCATGGGAATAATGGAAGCCGACGAAAATGCCGATCTGCTGGACCGCAATTCCTGGAAAAAATCGAGATACCCGGTATTGGAAACCGATTACGAAAAGAAAATTTACGGACCGGGACACAACTGTTTTACCGTGGCCGAAGACGACGTTACGCCACTTTGTATCTATCATGCGCGCGATTACGAAAAAGCTGTTGGTGATCCGGCAATTGTTCCTGCAAGCGATACCCGACCGCTGGAAGAGATTGTTGCGGATCCGTTATACGATCCTAACCGTCATGCTCGGGTGATGGAAGTACAGTTCGATGCCGACGGAAGACCGGTGTTTCAATTTTAA
- a CDS encoding PAS domain S-box protein, with protein sequence MSKPYEDSQLHEFAELRRQNEELKAVIERMVSTQKYFLLSDKSAFPSTLSKLPEGIIVDFNEAFEQSPVSVIVTDLKGNITYANPKAIATTGYSKEELIGENPRILNSGEKPKSEYIQLWETITKGGEWIGEFHNKKKNGELYWESASVSPVINNKHEIINYVAVKEDITERKKIIDDLKVAREKAEEKEKKFLGAFHSSPDISMITNVDTGEILEVNDAFEMVTGFSKAEIIGNTTLSLSTWMVKADREKFFKTLGRDKKVLGFESLFRKKGGETFVGLISGQLIQLQNQNCLLADIYDITDRKNAETELLKALEKVEESEEKFRNLYESLSISFLILKDGVCIECNEATLPIYGIDSKDEIIGKIPPDFSPEFQPNHKRSSEEAKRHIQTAIEKGVHTFEWITKRKNNEEFYSEVSLKTFYRKNEMYIQCLVADISERKKNEAELIAAKELSAENELFLSTLINTLPDLVWLKDVNGVYLTCNKRFEEFIDLPEHKIIGKTDYDLMEADLADFFRKKDMEAVAAGKSMLNEEHKIFENNKYSAYVETIKTPFYRNGELVGVLGIGRNITERKNAELELRKAKEKVEENEEKFKNLYESLSIAYLIIKDGVCIECNKAALEIYGIENKNEIIGRPPTYFSPEFQPNKTRSFDEAIRHNQIAMEKGFHTFEWVAMRKNKELFHNEVSLKKFYYKDELYLQCLTTDITERKRIENDLIAAKEKAEENERKLLEANEIAKLGNWELNIETETFTFTDSFYKIFQTTAGEMGGYQMSLENYAKHFVHPEDVLKVTEVIIKSVETLDSSRSHYVEHRIAYKNGNYGYIGVWFFIVKDENGKIIKTYGVNQDITERKLAELELIQAKEKAEESDRLKSAFLTNMSHEIRTPMNGILGFTNLLLDPDLNSEEKESYINIVHKSGQRMLNTVNDIIEISRIEARLVEHRYENIDFNNRVEDLVQFFTPEANSKGLKIILEKLLPVERKNLFTDQNKLDSILTNLIKNAIKYTPEGTISIGCQLKKTDIEFYISDTGIGVPKHRQVAIFNRFEQADIEDKKVFEGSGLGLAIAKSYVEMLGGKIWVKSEEGKGSTFYFTLPVTNKTQEKPTHINTVASGNKNAKTKGLKIIIAEDDQMSRQYLSLLVHDFCREILEVETGNKTVELCRSNPDIDLILMDIQMPGMNGYEATQQIREFNNDVIIIAQTAFALDSDREKSIAAGCNDYISKPIDKTKLENLLHKYFG encoded by the coding sequence ATGAGTAAGCCTTATGAGGACTCCCAATTACACGAATTCGCTGAACTGCGTCGTCAAAATGAGGAGTTAAAGGCAGTAATAGAAAGAATGGTATCGACACAAAAATATTTTTTGCTGTCTGATAAATCAGCTTTCCCGTCCACTCTGTCGAAGTTGCCCGAAGGTATTATTGTTGATTTTAACGAGGCATTTGAACAAAGCCCTGTTTCTGTTATTGTTACCGATTTGAAAGGGAACATAACTTATGCAAATCCAAAAGCTATCGCAACTACGGGTTATTCCAAAGAAGAACTGATTGGAGAAAATCCAAGGATACTTAACTCAGGGGAAAAACCAAAGAGTGAGTATATACAATTATGGGAAACGATAACAAAGGGGGGGGAATGGATAGGCGAGTTTCATAACAAAAAGAAAAACGGTGAACTCTATTGGGAATCTGCTTCTGTTTCGCCCGTAATTAACAATAAACATGAAATTATAAATTATGTAGCCGTAAAAGAAGACATCACTGAGCGGAAAAAAATAATCGACGATTTAAAAGTAGCCAGGGAAAAAGCCGAAGAAAAAGAAAAGAAATTTTTAGGGGCCTTTCATAGCAGTCCTGATATCAGTATGATTACCAATGTTGATACAGGCGAAATACTGGAAGTAAACGATGCTTTTGAAATGGTTACTGGTTTTTCAAAGGCCGAAATAATCGGAAACACTACACTAAGTCTTAGTACATGGATGGTCAAAGCAGATAGGGAAAAGTTTTTTAAAACCCTGGGGCGTGACAAAAAAGTTCTAGGGTTTGAGTCATTGTTCAGAAAAAAAGGTGGTGAAACTTTTGTTGGCCTGATATCCGGGCAATTGATTCAACTTCAAAACCAGAATTGTCTTCTTGCCGATATTTACGACATTACAGATCGAAAAAATGCAGAAACCGAATTATTGAAGGCATTGGAAAAGGTTGAAGAGAGCGAAGAAAAATTCAGAAACCTTTATGAATCGCTTTCCATTTCCTTTTTAATACTAAAAGATGGCGTTTGCATCGAATGCAATGAAGCCACCTTACCCATATACGGAATCGACAGCAAAGACGAAATAATTGGAAAAATACCTCCCGATTTTTCTCCCGAATTTCAGCCGAATCATAAAAGATCTTCGGAAGAGGCGAAACGGCACATTCAAACAGCCATTGAAAAGGGGGTACATACTTTTGAATGGATTACGAAGCGAAAAAACAATGAGGAGTTTTATTCCGAAGTTTCGTTGAAAACTTTCTATCGCAAAAACGAGATGTATATACAATGCCTGGTTGCCGACATCTCTGAACGTAAAAAAAATGAAGCTGAACTTATTGCTGCAAAAGAGCTTTCGGCTGAAAATGAATTATTTCTCAGCACTCTGATAAATACCTTGCCCGATTTGGTTTGGCTTAAAGATGTAAACGGAGTTTACCTAACGTGCAATAAACGCTTTGAAGAATTTATCGATTTACCCGAACATAAAATAATTGGTAAAACCGATTATGATTTAATGGAGGCTGATTTAGCTGATTTTTTCCGTAAAAAAGATATGGAGGCTGTTGCAGCCGGAAAATCAATGCTCAATGAAGAACATAAAATATTTGAAAACAACAAATATTCAGCATATGTTGAAACCATTAAAACTCCTTTTTACAGGAACGGTGAATTAGTTGGCGTATTAGGCATTGGAAGAAATATTACAGAACGCAAAAATGCCGAACTCGAATTACGAAAAGCCAAAGAAAAGGTGGAAGAAAACGAAGAAAAATTCAAAAACCTCTATGAATCGCTATCCATAGCTTATTTAATAATAAAAGATGGTGTTTGTATTGAATGTAACAAAGCGGCACTCGAAATATACGGCATTGAAAACAAAAATGAAATTATCGGGAGACCGCCAACATATTTTTCACCCGAGTTTCAGCCAAACAAAACAAGATCTTTTGATGAAGCAATCAGGCATAACCAAATTGCCATGGAAAAAGGATTTCATACTTTCGAATGGGTTGCGATGCGAAAAAATAAAGAATTGTTTCACAATGAAGTTTCATTAAAAAAATTCTATTATAAAGATGAATTGTACCTACAATGCCTCACAACCGATATAACCGAACGCAAAAGAATTGAAAATGACCTTATTGCAGCAAAAGAAAAAGCCGAGGAGAATGAAAGAAAACTTTTAGAGGCAAACGAAATTGCAAAATTAGGGAATTGGGAACTTAACATTGAAACGGAAACATTTACTTTTACCGATAGTTTTTACAAAATTTTCCAAACCACTGCCGGTGAAATGGGTGGATATCAAATGAGCCTGGAAAATTATGCAAAACATTTTGTTCATCCCGAAGATGTTTTAAAGGTTACTGAAGTAATAATAAAGTCTGTTGAAACACTAGATTCGAGTCGTTCGCATTATGTTGAACACCGGATTGCCTATAAAAATGGTAATTACGGTTATATAGGTGTATGGTTTTTTATTGTAAAAGATGAAAATGGCAAAATCATAAAAACATATGGTGTAAACCAGGATATTACTGAAAGAAAGCTTGCTGAACTGGAATTAATACAAGCCAAAGAAAAAGCAGAAGAAAGTGACCGCTTAAAATCTGCGTTCCTGACCAATATGAGCCATGAAATTCGTACTCCCATGAACGGGATTCTTGGATTTACCAACCTTCTGCTCGACCCGGATTTAAATAGTGAGGAGAAGGAAAGCTATATTAACATAGTTCATAAAAGTGGGCAGCGTATGCTGAATACCGTTAATGATATTATTGAAATTTCAAGAATTGAAGCCCGACTGGTTGAGCACAGGTATGAAAATATTGATTTTAATAATCGGGTTGAAGATTTAGTTCAATTTTTTACCCCGGAAGCAAATAGCAAAGGACTGAAAATTATTTTGGAAAAATTACTTCCGGTAGAAAGGAAAAACTTATTCACCGACCAGAATAAACTGGATTCCATTCTTACAAACCTGATTAAAAATGCCATTAAATACACACCGGAAGGAACGATTTCAATCGGTTGCCAATTGAAAAAAACAGATATTGAATTTTACATAAGTGATACCGGCATTGGAGTTCCAAAACACAGGCAAGTAGCTATATTCAACCGGTTTGAACAGGCCGATATTGAGGATAAAAAAGTATTTGAAGGCTCTGGGTTGGGGTTGGCAATTGCCAAATCGTATGTTGAAATGCTGGGGGGAAAAATTTGGGTGAAAAGTGAAGAAGGAAAAGGCTCTACATTTTATTTTACTTTACCTGTAACAAATAAAACTCAAGAAAAACCAACTCACATAAATACTGTTGCATCGGGGAACAAAAATGCAAAAACAAAAGGATTAAAAATAATTATTGCCGAAGACGATCAAATGTCCAGACAATATCTTTCACTCCTTGTACATGATTTTTGCAGAGAAATTCTTGAAGTGGAAACAGGCAATAAAACTGTTGAGCTTTGCCGAAGCAATCCTGACATTGATTTAATACTAATGGATATCCAAATGCCAGGAATGAATGGATACGAAGCAACGCAACAGATAAGAGAATTTAACAACGATGTAATCATAATTGCACAAACAGCTTTTGCGCTTGATAGCGACAGGGAAAAATCGATTGCCGCAGGTTGTAACGATTACATTTCAAAACCAATTGACAAAACAAAATTAGAGAACTTATTACACAAATATTTTGGGTGA